In one Thermodesulfobium acidiphilum genomic region, the following are encoded:
- the fliW gene encoding flagellar assembly protein FliW, whose translation MQKENEIYNETGVIKFPRGVYGFEGEKSFKISIPDESTPLAYLQEISSNLRFIVVDAFSVFKDYDVVIEKYDADAINLEKEEDAIVLCIVNMKNPVEDSTVNLLAPLVINKKNKVGIQIIMDKSSYSVEEPLFLETKCNK comes from the coding sequence ATGCAAAAAGAAAACGAGATTTATAACGAAACAGGAGTTATAAAATTCCCACGGGGGGTGTATGGTTTTGAAGGGGAAAAAAGTTTTAAAATTTCGATTCCAGACGAATCCACACCGTTAGCTTACTTGCAGGAGATCTCCTCTAATTTGAGATTTATAGTTGTCGATGCCTTTAGCGTATTTAAAGATTATGATGTTGTAATAGAGAAGTATGATGCTGATGCAATAAATCTTGAAAAAGAAGAAGATGCTATAGTTCTTTGCATAGTAAATATGAAAAATCCTGTGGAAGATTCTACTGTCAATCTATTAGCTCCGCTTGTAATTAATAAGAAAAATAAAGTTGGAATTCAGATTATAATGGACAAATCTTCCTATTCTGTTGAAGAGCCACTATTTTTAGAGACAAAATGCAACAAATAA
- the fliG gene encoding flagellar motor switch protein FliG, translating into MKGQRFTNRQKAAALLLQLGPNEAANVLKHLSDEDVELLTLEIAGLGKIDTGEVDEVLEEAFQTMYAREIAARGGVSYAKELLEKAFGPEKAQEILTRLSSSLQVRPFEIARKADARQLLNFLQNEHPQTIALVLAHLKPEQAGTILSELPPAIQSDVSYRLATMDRTSPDIIREVESVLERKLSTIVSQDFTEVGGVQTLAQILSRSGRAVEKSVLEALDEKDPELAENVRKLMFTFDDIVNLDDRSIQVVLREVDSKDLSVALKGSSEEVKERILKNLSQRAAQMLKEELEYMGPVRLKQVEEAQSKVVAIIRRLEEAGTIVISRGGEDEIVY; encoded by the coding sequence ATGAAAGGACAACGTTTTACAAATAGGCAAAAGGCTGCTGCGCTTCTTTTACAACTGGGTCCAAACGAGGCGGCCAACGTTCTGAAACACCTTTCTGATGAAGATGTTGAACTCTTAACTCTTGAGATTGCTGGTTTGGGAAAAATAGATACTGGTGAAGTGGATGAAGTTTTAGAAGAAGCTTTTCAGACTATGTATGCCAGAGAGATTGCTGCTAGAGGAGGAGTAAGTTATGCTAAAGAACTTCTTGAAAAGGCATTTGGCCCAGAAAAGGCCCAAGAAATTTTGACCAGACTTTCTTCTTCACTTCAGGTAAGACCTTTTGAGATTGCTAGAAAAGCTGATGCAAGACAACTCTTGAACTTTCTTCAAAATGAACATCCGCAAACTATTGCACTTGTTCTTGCTCACTTAAAGCCAGAGCAAGCGGGAACGATCTTAAGCGAATTACCACCTGCTATTCAATCCGACGTATCTTATAGATTAGCAACAATGGATAGAACTTCTCCTGATATCATACGTGAAGTGGAGAGCGTGCTTGAAAGGAAGCTCTCTACCATTGTTAGTCAGGATTTTACAGAAGTTGGAGGAGTTCAAACTTTGGCTCAGATTTTGTCAAGATCAGGTAGGGCTGTTGAGAAATCAGTTCTGGAGGCATTAGATGAAAAGGATCCAGAGTTAGCTGAAAACGTAAGAAAATTGATGTTTACTTTTGATGATATTGTAAATCTTGATGACCGTTCGATACAGGTTGTTTTAAGAGAAGTTGATTCTAAGGATCTTAGTGTTGCCTTGAAAGGTAGCTCTGAAGAAGTAAAAGAGAGGATTTTGAAAAATCTCTCACAAAGAGCTGCGCAGATGTTAAAAGAGGAATTGGAATATATGGGGCCTGTTAGACTAAAACAAGTAGAAGAGGCACAAAGCAAAGTTGTAGCAATAATTAGAAGGCTTGAAGAAGCGGGCACAATAGTCATCTCGCGTGGCGGAGAAGACGAGATTGTCTACTAA
- the flhA gene encoding flagellar biosynthesis protein FlhA, protein MSVIFSRTETVLAGLIMLILGIMMIPLPPTLMDILLSLNISLSIVTLMVTLSVKTPLDFSVFPTLILIMTIFRISLEIAATRLILLHAFAGEVINSFGTFVVGGNYVVGLIIFLILIVIQYLVITSGATRTAEVAARFTLDSMPGKQMGIDADLNAGLINEEQARERRKNIQREADFYGSMDGASKFVRGDAISAIVIMFINIIGGFIIGIVQHNMSISKALSTYTLLTVGEGLVSQIPALLLSTSTGIIITRASSKDGLGTDTFTQMVAQPSAILFAALIMLIMGMIPGLPKLPFFILALFFGFIGYYFIQRARKEEIVEEETQVEAPVSLPPVEIDPSILRVEALELEMGYALVQLADISRGEGILHRLALTRRRLSEEMGFIIPPIRVRDNLQLNSTRYQIKIRGNIVAFGDAYPNKLLAMPPAGQEITISGIKVKEPVFGLNAVWIDLEQKEVAELSGYTVVDPSSVIVTHMTEVIKANAVLILGRQETSVLIENLKSTHPVLVEEVIPELLSIGDVQKVLHALLSEGISIRDMVTIFEALADNARQLRDVTSLTEAVRKRLGKAITQMYEDSPGEISAIVIDANLEGEIYSNLAENKVLDSQLAQTVVNNITSSAQEALSQGKRFVILTTSRIRPHIRALTLRALPRIPIMSFEELDPGVKLKVIGTIRK, encoded by the coding sequence ATGAGCGTAATCTTTTCGCGAACTGAAACTGTTCTAGCAGGATTAATTATGTTGATTTTGGGAATTATGATGATTCCATTACCTCCCACTTTAATGGATATTTTGCTTTCCCTTAATATCTCACTTTCGATCGTTACTCTTATGGTAACGCTAAGCGTTAAAACCCCTCTTGATTTTTCTGTTTTTCCAACGCTTATTTTGATAATGACAATATTCAGGATTTCTTTAGAGATAGCGGCTACCAGACTGATATTATTACATGCTTTTGCAGGTGAAGTAATAAATTCTTTCGGGACATTTGTAGTTGGGGGAAATTATGTTGTTGGTCTTATTATATTTTTAATTCTTATAGTTATTCAATATCTGGTTATTACAAGCGGTGCTACTCGTACAGCAGAAGTAGCAGCAAGGTTTACGTTGGATTCTATGCCAGGAAAACAGATGGGCATCGACGCAGATCTGAATGCTGGTCTGATAAACGAAGAACAAGCAAGAGAAAGAAGAAAAAACATTCAGAGAGAGGCGGATTTCTATGGTAGTATGGACGGTGCATCAAAATTTGTAAGAGGGGATGCTATATCTGCAATTGTAATTATGTTTATCAATATTATAGGTGGTTTTATTATAGGTATAGTGCAACATAATATGAGTATTAGTAAGGCATTGAGCACATATACACTTTTGACTGTAGGGGAAGGTCTTGTTTCTCAAATTCCAGCGCTTCTCTTATCTACGTCTACGGGAATAATCATAACGAGGGCATCAAGCAAAGATGGTTTAGGAACTGATACGTTTACTCAGATGGTGGCACAGCCTTCAGCTATACTCTTTGCTGCTTTGATAATGTTAATAATGGGAATGATTCCAGGTTTGCCAAAATTGCCTTTTTTCATACTTGCACTTTTCTTTGGCTTTATAGGATATTATTTTATTCAAAGGGCTAGAAAAGAAGAGATTGTTGAAGAGGAAACTCAGGTAGAAGCACCTGTTAGTCTCCCTCCTGTAGAAATTGACCCCTCAATTTTAAGAGTTGAGGCGCTGGAACTTGAAATGGGCTACGCACTGGTTCAGCTGGCTGACATAAGTAGAGGAGAAGGTATACTCCACAGATTGGCTCTTACTAGAAGAAGGCTTTCAGAAGAGATGGGATTCATTATTCCCCCAATTAGAGTAAGGGATAATCTGCAACTTAATTCTACAAGGTATCAGATTAAGATAAGGGGCAATATTGTAGCTTTTGGAGATGCTTATCCGAATAAGTTGCTTGCTATGCCCCCAGCTGGTCAGGAAATTACTATAAGTGGAATTAAGGTTAAAGAGCCAGTTTTTGGACTTAACGCAGTTTGGATAGACTTAGAACAAAAAGAGGTTGCTGAATTATCAGGATACACTGTGGTAGATCCGTCGTCGGTAATTGTAACTCATATGACGGAAGTTATAAAAGCTAATGCTGTCTTAATTTTGGGAAGACAGGAAACCTCTGTACTTATTGAAAATTTAAAGTCTACTCACCCAGTACTTGTTGAAGAGGTAATTCCGGAACTATTGTCAATTGGAGACGTTCAGAAGGTTTTGCACGCCCTGTTGAGTGAAGGAATATCTATCAGAGATATGGTTACAATTTTTGAGGCTCTTGCTGATAATGCTAGACAGTTAAGGGATGTAACTTCACTTACTGAAGCTGTTAGGAAGAGATTGGGTAAGGCAATTACTCAGATGTATGAAGATTCTCCCGGAGAAATAAGCGCAATTGTTATAGATGCCAATCTTGAAGGTGAAATTTATTCTAATTTAGCTGAAAATAAAGTTCTTGATAGTCAATTGGCGCAAACTGTTGTAAACAATATCACTTCATCAGCGCAAGAAGCTTTGTCTCAGGGTAAAAGGTTTGTAATTTTGACAACATCAAGAATAAGACCTCACATTAGAGCACTTACGCTTAGGGCGCTGCCAAGGATACCAATAATGTCTTTTGAGGAACTTGATCCAGGTGTAAAACTTAAAGTTATTGGGACGATCAGGAAATAG
- a CDS encoding flagellar hook-basal body complex protein FliE, which translates to MKPIEPINPNIMPINLSWKSEPTSNFKDALMDFLGNVNSSLKEGDRAAEQLAAGQIDLPTALIKQEDAVLSMQLLMSVRSELIGAYQDLSRIIT; encoded by the coding sequence ATGAAACCTATAGAACCTATTAACCCAAATATAATGCCAATTAATTTAAGTTGGAAGTCTGAACCTACTTCAAACTTCAAAGATGCTTTGATGGATTTTTTGGGAAACGTGAATTCATCTCTTAAAGAAGGCGATCGCGCTGCAGAGCAGCTTGCAGCAGGTCAGATCGATCTTCCCACGGCTCTTATAAAACAAGAGGACGCAGTTCTTTCCATGCAGCTTTTGATGAGTGTGAGAAGCGAGCTTATAGGAGCATATCAGGATCTGTCTAGAATAATCACATAA
- the flgK gene encoding flagellar hook-associated protein FlgK produces the protein MSTISSFLGLKIAESALSANQLAMDVTGHNVANANTANYSRQSPVFVQNTPLSYPTSGEVGTGVNISTIKRYRDSFIDAQLRNASSLQSYYDTSSTLLQQVQTALAEPSNSGLQTSLQNFFSAFQSLANNPSDLSTRQLVISDSQNLIFSYQSLYRGLIDLRNQLNSSLSTLATNVNTIAQNIYTLNKQIAVVSASGQQPNDLMDQRDNLIDQLAKLVNVNYATDQSGNLLVSIGGHSLVSTAGYDSLTVIPDASNPSDPNDSTSQPLYKLVWSSDGMNANVSGGQIGATLDMRDINLVSYLNQLNSQATSLMSAVNYLNSQGYPLNSSYLVSDISPTLNFFTGNSITTMGIDSRIINNPALIGASSTGGSGDGQIAQAIANLQNEPIYGSSANRTSVEGSVLPVQYLSSTGYNLSSANMDIGSSGIYNLDFSKATTAQRTLTIQLGGLASQSIIIDQNNFGSLTNLINDINSKIMANNALTSTPHAIEDSPSTLNLALGTATTAQRTLTINGVNITADAANYNSINDLINDINTKIAASSLSGHVQAYNESGLLGFKVIDSTTSSLSVSGDTSAMLGFSSTGVQNVTSTPLIQAYQDGNLLAFKLVDNYQGSTPIQDANFKGSSFIASGLQALAFPTTIGSPLTFPLNVATTSNATLNFTLNNASSPTTISIPTGTYTSVNSLVSAWNSVLSSSSLNGQVYAENINGMLAFYTPNLGISSLKVTGDGTQGFDSTGVTNFAQADSNLYNFAMYGNTANGVDPRSRTLTVMLTNTLTGQVTTSNIYLPSGNYPNTAAIANELNSIYGSSGMPLYGVTVGTDGESLTFTTSNPNQSIRVLGEYSSVLGFKNYDGSFTVANAYISLTSNIGTQGQQATTNYTNQSNVVTLLQNQQQSIQGVSMNEEMTNLIQYQTAYSASARVINAINSMLDKLINATG, from the coding sequence ATGAGTACGATTTCTTCTTTTTTAGGGCTTAAGATTGCTGAGAGTGCGCTTAGTGCCAATCAGCTTGCAATGGACGTCACGGGGCATAACGTAGCGAACGCAAATACTGCTAATTACTCGCGCCAGTCACCGGTTTTTGTACAGAATACTCCCTTAAGTTATCCTACGTCGGGAGAAGTTGGTACTGGAGTTAACATATCTACTATAAAAAGATACAGGGATAGCTTTATTGATGCACAGCTTAGGAATGCGAGTAGTCTGCAATCGTATTATGACACCTCTTCTACCTTGCTTCAACAAGTTCAAACTGCTCTTGCAGAGCCAAGTAACAGCGGCCTTCAAACTAGTTTGCAAAACTTTTTTAGTGCCTTTCAGTCTCTTGCAAATAATCCGTCTGATTTGTCTACCAGACAGTTAGTTATATCTGATTCACAGAACCTTATCTTTTCTTATCAAAGTCTTTACCGTGGTCTCATAGATTTGAGAAATCAGCTCAACAGCAGCCTTTCTACTCTTGCTACAAACGTTAACACGATTGCTCAAAATATTTATACCTTGAACAAGCAAATTGCAGTTGTTAGCGCAAGTGGTCAGCAGCCAAACGACTTGATGGATCAAAGAGACAATTTGATTGATCAACTTGCTAAACTGGTCAACGTTAATTATGCTACCGATCAATCTGGAAATTTACTGGTTTCTATTGGAGGACATTCTCTGGTTTCGACTGCAGGTTATGATTCCCTTACTGTTATTCCTGATGCCTCAAACCCATCAGACCCAAACGATTCCACATCACAGCCATTATATAAGCTAGTGTGGTCGAGTGATGGAATGAACGCTAACGTTTCTGGTGGCCAGATAGGAGCCACCTTAGATATGAGGGATATTAACCTTGTAAGCTATCTTAACCAGCTTAATTCTCAGGCGACATCACTTATGTCGGCTGTAAATTATTTGAATTCTCAAGGATATCCACTTAATTCTTCATATCTTGTTAGCGATATAAGTCCAACGCTAAACTTCTTTACAGGAAATAGCATTACAACTATGGGTATAGATTCAAGAATTATAAATAACCCAGCTTTAATTGGTGCCTCTTCTACTGGAGGAAGCGGAGACGGTCAGATAGCTCAAGCTATTGCAAATTTACAAAACGAGCCTATTTATGGTTCCTCTGCTAATCGAACAAGTGTTGAAGGTTCTGTTTTGCCAGTTCAATATCTTAGCTCTACAGGATATAACCTCTCAAGCGCAAATATGGATATCGGTTCAAGCGGAATTTATAATCTTGATTTTTCTAAAGCCACTACAGCTCAGAGGACTCTTACTATCCAATTAGGGGGACTTGCTTCTCAGAGCATCATAATAGATCAAAATAATTTTGGCAGTCTTACAAACCTAATCAACGATATAAATTCTAAAATAATGGCTAATAATGCTCTGACATCGACCCCTCATGCAATAGAAGATTCGCCTTCAACTTTGAACCTTGCTTTGGGGACTGCGACTACAGCCCAAAGGACACTAACTATAAATGGTGTTAATATAACTGCTGATGCTGCCAATTATAATTCAATAAACGATTTAATTAATGATATAAATACTAAGATAGCTGCATCTTCTCTTTCTGGGCATGTTCAGGCTTATAACGAGAGTGGTCTTTTGGGTTTTAAAGTTATAGATTCTACTACATCATCGCTATCTGTTTCGGGCGATACGAGTGCTATGTTAGGCTTTAGCTCTACTGGAGTACAAAATGTAACTTCTACCCCCCTTATACAGGCATATCAGGATGGAAATCTTTTAGCGTTTAAACTGGTGGACAATTATCAAGGTTCAACCCCTATACAGGATGCTAATTTTAAGGGTTCATCTTTTATCGCTTCAGGACTTCAAGCGCTAGCTTTTCCTACTACTATAGGGAGTCCTCTAACTTTTCCTCTCAACGTAGCTACAACAAGCAACGCAACGCTTAATTTTACGCTTAACAATGCTTCAAGTCCTACTACTATAAGTATACCCACAGGAACCTATACGAGCGTAAATAGTCTGGTAAGTGCGTGGAATAGTGTTCTTAGTTCATCTTCACTAAATGGACAAGTTTATGCAGAAAATATTAATGGGATGCTTGCTTTTTATACTCCAAATCTTGGCATCTCATCTCTAAAGGTAACTGGTGATGGTACTCAAGGCTTTGACTCTACCGGAGTTACTAACTTTGCTCAAGCTGATAGTAATTTATATAATTTTGCGATGTACGGAAATACTGCAAATGGTGTGGATCCAAGATCAAGAACTTTGACAGTGATGTTGACGAATACTTTGACGGGACAGGTAACTACAAGTAACATTTATCTGCCTTCCGGCAACTATCCTAATACTGCTGCTATTGCGAACGAATTAAATTCTATTTACGGTTCGAGCGGCATGCCCTTATATGGAGTTACGGTTGGAACAGATGGTGAATCCTTAACTTTTACCACATCTAACCCCAATCAATCGATAAGGGTTCTTGGTGAGTATTCTTCTGTATTAGGTTTCAAAAATTATGACGGATCTTTTACAGTAGCTAACGCATATATTAGCTTGACAAGCAATATTGGTACTCAGGGACAGCAGGCAACTACAAATTATACAAACCAAAGCAACGTAGTTACCCTTTTGCAAAATCAACAACAAAGCATACAAGGTGTGAGTATGAACGAAGAGATGACCAACCTTATCCAATACCAAACGGCTTATTCAGCTAGTGCGAGGGTTATAAATGCAATTAATTCTATGTTAGATAAACTTATAAACGCAACAGGTTAG
- the flgC gene encoding flagellar basal body rod protein FlgC produces the protein MFLRTLEIAGSGLTAQRLKMDVAANNLANAYSNVKDKSGQIFKRHIVELEESKGKDGSFLGVKVAGIVSDNSPPRMVYDPGNPEANADGYVEYPNVNPIREMVSLINASRSYEADLNVISATKSMIGRTLDQLR, from the coding sequence GTGTTTTTAAGAACTTTAGAGATTGCAGGATCAGGCTTGACAGCTCAAAGGTTAAAGATGGACGTGGCTGCAAACAACCTGGCAAATGCATATAGTAACGTTAAGGACAAAAGTGGTCAAATATTTAAAAGACATATTGTAGAATTAGAGGAATCTAAGGGTAAAGATGGCAGTTTTCTTGGAGTAAAGGTAGCGGGTATTGTAAGCGACAATTCACCGCCTAGAATGGTATATGATCCTGGAAATCCTGAGGCAAACGCTGATGGTTATGTCGAATATCCAAATGTTAATCCTATTCGTGAAATGGTATCTTTGATTAACGCTTCCCGATCTTATGAGGCAGATCTTAACGTGATTAGCGCTACGAAATCTATGATAGGTCGAACTCTGGATCAGCTGAGATGA
- the fliF gene encoding flagellar basal-body MS-ring/collar protein FliF, whose protein sequence is MDRIRALFFSLRDRFLALSPGKRFLLLSGASFVFILLIFASLFFFKPQMVPLFTNLSSSDAAAIVTKLKEQKIPYELKDSGTTILVPKDKVYDLRLSLAAQGLPEGSGVGFEIFDRNNLFTTDFTQKVDYVRALQGELARTISQINGVEGARVHIVLPKTGVFVSQDIPASASVMLNLKPGQSISEKETEAIAFLVSRAVEGLKPENVTIMDTRGELLSANLNFSKSVLSQRELDVKRKYESEIQRKIQTMLDTMLGPGKSVVRVSAELNLASSEVKKVTYSPVVGQSGIVISSKVTTDTSKSQNTTPQTPSTTAPQGIPSYQTPAPTSSSSSRKTEEITNYDVNKQEEMIKNPSGDIKRLTVSVIVDGTPQTVNLQALTAAVSNAAGILPQRGDSVDVQAMPFDRTYQQKELQAMQQAQLIDTIKSIVMWVAIIIAAIIAIIFIRRTIASLRKAQEQRGAQILDATVGAEGIIHEKPLTPEELARKKARDEVERLAKEKPSEVANLIKTWLREE, encoded by the coding sequence ATGGATAGAATTCGCGCGCTTTTTTTTAGCTTGCGTGATAGATTTTTGGCGTTGTCACCGGGGAAGCGTTTTTTACTCTTATCGGGAGCTTCTTTTGTTTTTATTTTACTTATATTTGCCTCTTTATTCTTTTTTAAACCTCAGATGGTGCCGCTTTTTACTAATCTTTCCTCAAGCGATGCGGCAGCTATTGTGACAAAGCTTAAGGAGCAGAAAATTCCATACGAATTAAAAGATTCTGGAACAACTATTTTAGTACCAAAGGATAAAGTTTATGATCTAAGACTCTCTTTGGCTGCGCAGGGTCTCCCAGAAGGTTCGGGAGTTGGCTTTGAGATATTTGATAGAAACAACCTTTTTACTACGGATTTTACTCAAAAGGTTGATTACGTTAGGGCACTTCAAGGCGAGCTTGCAAGGACTATTTCTCAAATAAACGGGGTAGAAGGGGCAAGAGTTCATATTGTACTTCCTAAAACAGGAGTTTTTGTTTCTCAAGATATACCGGCTTCTGCTTCAGTTATGCTAAACTTAAAGCCAGGTCAGAGCATTTCTGAAAAAGAGACTGAAGCTATAGCTTTTTTAGTCTCAAGAGCCGTTGAAGGATTAAAGCCAGAAAATGTGACTATTATGGATACAAGAGGAGAACTTCTTTCGGCAAATCTTAACTTCAGTAAATCCGTACTTTCTCAAAGAGAACTTGACGTAAAAAGAAAATATGAAAGCGAAATCCAGCGAAAGATACAGACAATGTTGGACACAATGCTTGGCCCTGGAAAATCTGTAGTTAGGGTTTCTGCTGAACTAAACCTGGCTTCTTCAGAAGTTAAAAAAGTAACGTATTCACCTGTAGTGGGACAAAGCGGTATTGTTATATCCAGCAAAGTCACTACTGATACTTCGAAAAGCCAGAACACTACACCTCAAACACCATCTACAACTGCTCCTCAAGGCATACCTTCTTATCAAACTCCAGCTCCAACCTCTTCATCTTCGAGCAGGAAGACGGAAGAGATTACAAATTATGACGTAAACAAGCAAGAAGAGATGATAAAGAATCCTTCAGGGGATATAAAGCGATTAACTGTTTCAGTAATTGTTGACGGAACACCGCAAACTGTAAACCTTCAGGCACTAACTGCTGCTGTATCTAATGCCGCAGGTATATTGCCTCAAAGAGGCGATAGCGTAGACGTACAGGCTATGCCTTTCGATAGGACATATCAACAAAAAGAGCTTCAGGCAATGCAGCAGGCGCAGTTGATTGATACGATAAAAAGCATTGTCATGTGGGTTGCGATAATTATTGCTGCTATAATAGCTATCATATTCATAAGAAGAACTATAGCTTCTTTAAGAAAGGCTCAAGAACAAAGAGGCGCACAAATTCTTGATGCGACGGTTGGTGCTGAAGGAATAATTCATGAAAAACCTCTTACTCCTGAAGAGTTAGCAAGAAAAAAGGCAAGAGATGAGGTTGAAAGACTTGCGAAAGAGAAACCATCAGAGGTAGCCAACCTCATAAAAACGTGGTTGAGAGAGGAATAA
- a CDS encoding flagellar export protein FliJ, which produces MKKFAFRFERIKKFREIERDLSLNAFSKSLKKFMDKENEYKLIFKKVLNARNELNLALESGSTVDNINALLNNLYILEELLRVKRDELYFAYLKAKEDKSDFLLKDMKKKVMEKIKEQHLRLYLKQLFKEDQSHIDEISSNIRELKRKLI; this is translated from the coding sequence ATGAAGAAATTTGCTTTTAGATTTGAAAGGATAAAAAAATTCAGAGAAATAGAAAGAGATCTTTCACTTAATGCTTTTTCAAAGTCATTAAAAAAATTTATGGACAAAGAAAATGAATATAAGTTAATCTTTAAGAAGGTTCTGAATGCGAGAAATGAATTAAATCTTGCTTTGGAAAGCGGTTCAACCGTGGACAATATAAATGCTTTGTTGAACAATCTATATATATTAGAAGAACTTCTAAGGGTTAAGAGAGATGAATTGTATTTTGCTTACTTGAAAGCAAAGGAGGATAAATCTGATTTTTTGCTTAAAGACATGAAAAAAAAGGTTATGGAGAAAATTAAAGAGCAACACCTTCGGCTATATCTAAAACAACTCTTTAAAGAAGATCAATCACATATTGATGAAATTTCAAGTAATATTCGTGAGTTAAAGCGGAAATTAATATAA
- the flgL gene encoding flagellar hook-associated protein FlgL: protein MSRVTMNIMINQFNSDLNNQLTSIAKDSYELSSGNAIQLPQDNPVSNNYIMSFKEKINGINNYQNNITAGQSILNSTDSALTSISTILNNANTIALQGANVTNQDSLASLEKSVEALKQSLLSVANTSIGNTYIFAGSKSSSAPFSLDSNGNVVYSGDSASINYSVEPGVTTRVNIDGTQLLPIFKALDNLQLALESGNQVTISNTVSDIQNAIKTVNDLQSIVGSRQNMMQYLSNYYSNALTNYSSILSNYQNVDFPTVVTDYATRQTAYQAALKVGAQILPQSLVNYLQ from the coding sequence ATGTCTAGAGTAACTATGAATATAATGATCAATCAGTTTAATTCTGATTTAAACAATCAGTTGACTTCTATTGCAAAGGATTCTTATGAACTTTCTTCTGGAAATGCAATTCAGCTTCCTCAAGACAATCCCGTTTCCAATAATTATATTATGAGCTTTAAGGAAAAGATTAATGGAATAAATAACTACCAAAACAACATTACTGCAGGTCAGTCTATTTTGAATTCAACTGATTCTGCCCTTACTTCAATTTCTACAATTCTTAATAATGCTAATACTATTGCTCTTCAGGGTGCAAATGTAACGAACCAGGATTCTTTAGCTTCTCTGGAGAAAAGCGTGGAAGCGCTAAAGCAGTCACTTCTTTCTGTAGCTAACACATCTATAGGCAATACATATATATTTGCTGGTTCTAAGAGTTCCAGCGCTCCCTTTTCTCTCGATTCAAATGGCAACGTCGTTTATTCTGGAGATTCAGCTTCTATAAATTATTCCGTTGAACCTGGTGTAACTACAAGAGTGAATATAGATGGAACTCAGTTATTGCCTATTTTTAAAGCTCTCGATAACCTTCAACTGGCGCTTGAATCAGGAAATCAGGTAACCATATCAAATACCGTTTCTGATATACAAAATGCTATTAAGACAGTAAATGATCTCCAATCAATTGTAGGTTCTAGACAAAATATGATGCAATATTTGTCCAATTACTATTCTAATGCTCTTACAAATTATAGCTCTATTCTTTCCAACTACCAGAATGTAGATTTTCCAACTGTGGTTACAGATTATGCTACTCGGCAGACTGCATATCAAGCAGCATTAAAGGTTGGAGCCCAGATATTGCCACAATCGCTTGTAAATTATTTGCAATAA